From Bacteroides sp., the proteins below share one genomic window:
- a CDS encoding DUF3467 domain-containing protein — MSEQKKPENQINIELGEDVGEGVYSNLAVITHSHSEFVVDFVRLMPGLPKAKVKSRIILTPQHAKRLLKALKENIGKFESVHGPIKDVDVPGLPLNLGGPTAQA, encoded by the coding sequence ATGTCTGAACAAAAAAAACCTGAAAACCAGATTAACATTGAATTGGGAGAGGATGTTGGAGAAGGTGTATATTCTAATCTGGCCGTAATTACCCATTCACACTCTGAGTTTGTGGTCGATTTCGTCAGACTTATGCCTGGTCTGCCCAAAGCCAAAGTGAAATCAAGGATCATTCTTACACCCCAGCACGCCAAGCGGCTTTTAAAGGCGCTGAAGGAGAATATTGGGAAGTTTGAATCTGTCCATGGACCCATCAAGGATGTTGATGTGCCTGGATTACCCCTGAACCTGGGCGGGCCAACAGCGCAAGCCTGA
- the rplJ gene encoding 50S ribosomal protein L10, with protein sequence MKREDKYQIIESLTEKLKGGDIVYLTDTSGLDVETINKLRRLCFRRNVGLQVVKNTLLRKAMEASEKNFEALYDVLKGATSIMFSDTGNVPARLIKEFRKTSPKPILKGAYVQEAIFIGEEQLETLVNLKSKEELIGDLIGLLQSPARNVISALQSGGSTIAGVLKTLSEKES encoded by the coding sequence ATGAAAAGAGAAGACAAATATCAGATTATCGAATCGTTGACCGAGAAGTTAAAAGGTGGCGATATAGTGTATCTGACTGACACTTCTGGCCTGGATGTAGAAACCATCAATAAATTGAGGAGGCTTTGTTTCCGTCGTAATGTGGGGCTGCAGGTGGTAAAGAACACCTTGCTCCGCAAAGCCATGGAAGCCAGTGAGAAAAACTTCGAAGCGTTGTATGACGTGTTGAAGGGGGCTACCTCAATCATGTTTTCAGATACGGGCAACGTTCCTGCCCGCCTGATCAAAGAGTTTCGCAAGACCAGTCCGAAGCCGATCCTAAAGGGTGCCTATGTTCAGGAAGCGATCTTTATTGGGGAAGAGCAGCTGGAAACGCTGGTAAACCTCAAGTCGAAAGAAGAACTCATTGGCGACCTTATTGGATTGCTGCAATCTCCTGCCCGGAATGTGATCTCTGCCCTTCAATCGGGTGGATCGACCATTGCCGGTGTATTGAAAACGCTTTCGGAAAAAGAAAGCTAA
- the rpoB gene encoding DNA-directed RNA polymerase subunit beta, which translates to MAANIKTVERVNFSSVTTHFDYPDFLEVQLKSFQDFFQLETTPENRKNEGLFKVFSENFPISDARNNFVLEFLDYFIDPPKYSIQECIERGLTYSVPLKAKLKLYCTDPEHEDFETIIQDVYLGMIPYMTPRGTFVINGAERVVVSQLHRSPGVFFGTSLHANGTQLYSARIIPFKGSWIEFATDINNVMYAYIDRKKKLPVTTLLRAIGYESDKDILEIFDLADEVKVSKTGLKKYVGRKLAARVLRSWVEDFVDEDTGEVVSIERNEVIIDRETVLENEHIDLIVESGAKTIILHKEDLNLSDYALIYNTLQKDTTNSEKDAVEFIYRLLRNADPPDDETARGMIEKLFFSDKRYDLGDVGRYRINKKLNLEIPMDLRVLTKEDIISIVKYLIELVNAKADVDDIDHLSNRRVRTVGEQLYAQFGVGLARMARTIRERMNVRDNEVFAPTDLINAKTLSSVINSFFGTNQLSQFMDQTNPLAELTHKRRMSALGPGGLSRERAGFEVRDVHFTHYGRLCTIETPEGPNIGLISSLCVYAKVNDLGFIETPYFEVKEGKVDFKSEPMYLSAEEEETKIISQANVSLKKDGKFVEDLVKVRFQADYPIVEPEKIDLMDVGPNQIASIAASLIPFLEHDDANRALMGSNMMRQAVPLLNPESPIVGTGLEKKVATDSRVLINAEGEGLVEYVDADEIIIRYSRNDDEKLVSFEDDVRIYKLTKFAKTNQSTCINLRPIVRKGQKVTKGQLLCEGYATKDGELALGRNLKVAFMPWKGYNFEDAIVISEKVVKEDIFTSIHIEEFSLDVRDTKRGVEELTSDIPNVSAEAIKDLDENGLIRIGAEVNEGDILIGKITPKGETDPTPEEKLLRAIFGDKAGDVKDASLKAPPSTKGVVVDKKLFSRVFKDRKAKTKEKIILEKLDDEFNAEVTELRAKLVDKLIVLVSGKTSQGVMNSLKEVVVAKGTKFTQKILHNLDYASINPNNWTTDRERNLLIKELLHNYSIKFKDILGAYNRKKFTSTVGDELPAGIVQLAKIYLAKKRKLKVGDKMAGRHGNKGIVARIVREEDMPFLEDGTPVDIVLNPLGVPSRMNLGQIYETVLGWAGEKLNMKFSSPIFDGATIDEINEYMRKAGLPENGKVYLYDGGTGERFDQPATVGIIYMLKLGHMVDDKMHARSIGPYSLITQQPLGGKAQFGGQRFGEMEVWALEAFGAANILQEILTVKSDDVIGRAKAYEAIVKGENMPTPGVPESFNVLVHELRGLGLNIRFD; encoded by the coding sequence TTGGCAGCAAATATCAAAACCGTCGAGAGGGTAAATTTTTCCTCAGTAACCACTCATTTTGATTACCCTGACTTTCTTGAAGTCCAGCTGAAGTCCTTCCAGGACTTTTTCCAGCTTGAGACGACTCCGGAAAATCGCAAGAATGAGGGCCTTTTTAAAGTGTTTAGTGAGAATTTCCCCATTTCCGACGCCCGAAACAATTTTGTACTTGAATTCTTAGATTATTTTATTGATCCCCCGAAATATTCCATTCAGGAATGTATCGAACGCGGGCTGACATACAGTGTTCCGCTTAAAGCGAAACTTAAGCTGTATTGTACAGACCCCGAACACGAAGACTTTGAAACCATAATCCAGGATGTTTACCTTGGGATGATTCCTTACATGACTCCCCGTGGTACTTTTGTGATCAATGGTGCTGAGCGTGTAGTGGTGTCACAGTTACACCGCTCTCCCGGGGTGTTTTTTGGAACCAGCCTGCATGCCAATGGTACGCAACTTTACAGTGCCAGGATCATTCCCTTTAAGGGATCCTGGATTGAGTTTGCGACCGATATTAACAATGTAATGTATGCTTACATTGACAGGAAAAAGAAACTGCCTGTCACCACTTTGCTTAGGGCCATTGGTTATGAAAGTGATAAGGATATCCTTGAGATCTTTGACCTGGCCGATGAAGTAAAGGTAAGCAAGACCGGCCTGAAGAAATATGTTGGGCGTAAATTAGCCGCCCGGGTATTGCGTTCATGGGTCGAAGACTTTGTTGACGAAGATACCGGAGAGGTGGTTTCCATTGAGCGAAATGAGGTTATCATTGACCGTGAAACCGTCCTCGAGAATGAACATATTGACCTAATTGTAGAATCAGGCGCAAAAACCATTATCCTTCACAAAGAGGATTTGAACCTGAGCGATTATGCCCTGATTTATAACACCCTCCAAAAAGACACTACCAACTCGGAAAAAGATGCGGTGGAATTTATTTACCGTTTGCTCCGTAATGCTGATCCGCCGGATGATGAGACCGCGCGTGGCATGATCGAAAAGCTTTTCTTCTCCGATAAGCGTTATGACTTGGGTGATGTTGGCCGTTACAGGATCAACAAGAAGCTCAATCTTGAAATCCCCATGGATTTAAGGGTACTTACCAAGGAAGATATTATCTCTATTGTGAAGTACCTCATTGAACTGGTTAATGCCAAGGCAGATGTTGATGACATTGACCACTTAAGTAACCGTCGTGTAAGGACTGTTGGTGAGCAGCTATATGCCCAGTTTGGTGTAGGTTTGGCCCGTATGGCCCGCACCATTCGCGAGCGCATGAACGTTCGCGATAACGAAGTATTTGCTCCAACTGATCTGATCAACGCGAAAACCCTTTCATCGGTTATCAATTCTTTCTTTGGGACGAACCAGCTAAGCCAGTTTATGGATCAGACCAACCCGCTTGCTGAATTAACGCACAAACGCAGGATGTCAGCACTTGGTCCTGGTGGTTTGTCCAGGGAAAGGGCTGGTTTTGAAGTGCGCGACGTTCACTTTACGCACTATGGCAGACTTTGTACGATTGAAACCCCCGAAGGCCCAAATATTGGTCTGATTTCTTCGCTTTGTGTTTACGCAAAGGTCAATGACTTAGGTTTCATTGAGACTCCCTATTTCGAGGTCAAAGAAGGTAAAGTTGACTTCAAGAGCGAGCCGATGTATCTTTCGGCGGAAGAGGAGGAGACCAAAATCATTAGCCAGGCAAACGTTTCTCTGAAAAAGGATGGGAAATTCGTCGAAGACCTTGTTAAGGTTCGTTTCCAGGCCGATTATCCCATTGTAGAGCCCGAAAAGATTGACCTGATGGATGTCGGTCCTAACCAGATTGCTTCCATTGCTGCTTCGCTGATCCCCTTCCTTGAGCACGATGATGCCAACCGTGCCCTGATGGGTAGTAACATGATGCGCCAGGCTGTACCCTTACTTAATCCGGAATCTCCAATTGTAGGTACTGGTCTGGAAAAAAAGGTGGCAACTGACTCCCGCGTGCTGATTAATGCAGAAGGAGAAGGTTTGGTGGAATATGTGGATGCTGATGAGATCATTATTCGCTACTCAAGAAATGATGATGAGAAGTTGGTGAGTTTTGAAGATGATGTTAGAATCTACAAGCTGACCAAGTTTGCCAAGACCAACCAAAGTACCTGCATTAACCTTCGCCCTATTGTACGAAAGGGACAAAAAGTGACCAAGGGTCAGCTGCTGTGCGAAGGATATGCTACCAAGGATGGGGAACTTGCTTTAGGCCGCAACCTGAAAGTGGCATTCATGCCCTGGAAAGGCTATAACTTTGAGGATGCTATTGTTATATCCGAAAAAGTTGTAAAGGAAGATATCTTTACTTCTATTCATATTGAGGAGTTCTCCCTCGACGTTCGTGACACCAAGCGGGGAGTTGAGGAACTTACTAGTGATATTCCAAACGTCAGTGCAGAAGCCATCAAGGATCTTGATGAAAATGGATTGATCCGTATTGGTGCCGAAGTCAACGAAGGCGATATCCTTATCGGGAAAATCACGCCCAAAGGAGAAACAGATCCTACGCCCGAAGAGAAGTTATTGCGGGCTATCTTTGGTGACAAGGCAGGCGATGTGAAGGATGCTTCACTGAAAGCACCGCCATCAACGAAAGGAGTTGTTGTTGATAAAAAACTCTTCTCCCGTGTTTTCAAGGATCGAAAAGCCAAGACAAAGGAAAAGATAATCCTTGAGAAACTGGATGATGAGTTCAATGCCGAAGTTACCGAGCTTAGGGCAAAACTGGTTGATAAACTTATTGTGCTGGTAAGCGGGAAAACTTCCCAAGGCGTCATGAACAGCCTCAAGGAAGTAGTGGTTGCCAAGGGTACTAAGTTTACACAAAAGATCCTGCACAACCTTGATTATGCAAGCATTAACCCCAATAACTGGACAACCGATCGCGAGAGGAACTTGCTCATTAAGGAATTGCTTCACAACTATTCCATTAAATTCAAGGATATCCTGGGCGCATATAACCGGAAGAAATTTACCAGTACTGTTGGAGATGAACTTCCAGCAGGGATTGTTCAGCTTGCCAAGATCTATCTGGCGAAGAAGCGTAAGTTGAAAGTGGGTGACAAGATGGCCGGTCGACACGGAAACAAGGGTATTGTTGCCCGAATTGTCCGTGAAGAAGACATGCCATTCCTGGAAGACGGAACCCCGGTCGATATTGTTTTGAACCCCTTGGGTGTGCCTTCGCGTATGAACCTGGGCCAGATTTATGAGACCGTGCTGGGTTGGGCAGGTGAAAAACTGAATATGAAGTTCTCCAGCCCCATTTTCGACGGCGCCACCATTGATGAGATTAACGAGTATATGCGTAAGGCAGGATTACCTGAAAACGGGAAAGTGTACCTGTATGATGGTGGTACCGGTGAACGATTTGACCAGCCTGCAACAGTAGGTATCATTTATATGTTGAAGCTTGGTCATATGGTTGACGACAAAATGCATGCCCGTTCTATCGGTCCTTATTCGCTGATCACACAACAACCCCTGGGCGGTAAAGCTCAGTTTGGGGGTCAGCGTTTTGGTGAGATGGAAGTCTGGGCCCTTGAGGCATTTGGTGCTGCCAATATCCTTCAGGAGATTCTGACCGTGAAATCCGATGATGTAATTGGCCGGGCTAAGGCTTATGAAGCCATAGTAAAAGGCGAAAATATGCCAACTCCTGGTGTGCCTGAATCATTCAATGTCTTGGTTCACGAACTCAGGGGACTTGGCCTCAATATCCGGTTTGATTAA
- the rplL gene encoding 50S ribosomal protein L7/L12 — protein sequence MADLKAFAEQLVNLTVKEVNELAQILKEEYGIEPAAAAPVAVAAAAGAEAAEAAEEQTQFDVILKAAGPSKLAVVKLVKELTSLGLKEAKELVDGAPKAIKEGVAKDEAESLKKQLEEAGAEVEVK from the coding sequence ATGGCAGATTTGAAAGCTTTTGCAGAACAATTAGTTAATCTTACGGTAAAAGAGGTTAATGAATTGGCACAGATTTTGAAAGAAGAATACGGCATTGAGCCTGCAGCCGCTGCTCCTGTTGCTGTGGCAGCCGCAGCTGGTGCTGAGGCAGCCGAAGCTGCAGAAGAACAGACCCAGTTTGACGTGATTCTGAAAGCTGCTGGCCCCTCTAAGCTGGCCGTTGTGAAGCTTGTGAAAGAACTCACCAGCCTCGGATTGAAAGAAGCTAAAGAACTGGTAGACGGAGCACCTAAAGCGATTAAGGAAGGTGTTGCAAAAGATGAAGCAGAATCATTGAAAAAGCAACTGGAAGAAGCCGGCGCAGAGGTTGAAGTAAAATAA
- the rpoC gene encoding DNA-directed RNA polymerase subunit beta' — MAFRKETNVKSNFSKITISLASPESVLERSHGEVLKPETINYRTYKPERDGLFCERIFGPVKDWECHCGKYKRIRYKGIVCDRCGVEVTEKKVRRERMGHIKLVVPVAHIWFFRSLPNKIGYLLGLPSKKLDQIIYYERYVVVNPGIKADELSFLDFLTEEEYFNILESLPRENQMLEDDDPNKFVAKMGAEALKDILTRLDLDQLSYDLRHKANTETSQQRKADALKRLQVVEAFREAQKTIENKPEWMIVDVVPVIPPELRPLVPLDGGRFATSDLNDLYRRVIIRNNRLKRLIEIKAPDVILRNEKRMLQEAVDSLFDNSRKTNAVKTESNRPLKSLSDSLKGKQGRFRQNLLGKRVDYSARSVIVVGPELKLHECGLPKEMASELFKPFIIRKMLERGIVKTVKSAKKIVDRKDPVVWDILENVLKGHPVLLNRAPTLHRLGIQAFQPKLIEGKAIQLHPLVCTAFNADFDGDQMAVHVPLGNAAILEAQMLMLASHNILNPANGAPIAVPSQDMVLGLYYMTKARKSIAEHPVKGEGLVFYGPEEVIIAYNEGAADLHAIIKVRVPVLEEGQLVERLVETTVGRVLFNQVIPEEYGFINQLLTKKALRDIIGSIMKVTGISRTSQFLDDIKDLGFNMAFRGGLSFNLGDILVPGEKQILIDQANEQVEEVRANYSMGFITNNERYNQIIDIWTHTNAKLTKVLIEKTTADNQGFNPVYMMLDSGARGSKEQIRQLSGMRGLMAKPQKSGAKGGEIIENPILSNFKEGLSVLEYFISTHGARKGLADTALKTADAGYLTRRLVDVSQDVIVTEPDCGTLRGLTATALKNNEETVEPLYDRILGRTTLHDIYHPTTGELIVNAGEELTEEIAQVIEDSPIEAVEIRSVLTCESKLGVCAKCYGRNLATGRMVQKGEAIGVIAAQSIGEPGTQLTLRTFHVGGVAGGLATASKINAKYGGLLEIDELRSVPFTNIEGKSYHVVIGRSAEMRIVDKNTRMVLTSQNIPYGANLYFQAGQEVESGDLICEWDPYNAVIISDMAGKVVFNQMQEGVTYRTDSDEQTGYYEKVIVESKDRTKNPSISIVDKDGEILRNYDMPVGAHIVISEDQEIVSGKIIAKIPRAVGKSGDITGGLPRITELFEARNPSDPAVVAEIDGVVSFGKKIKRGNREVIITSKTGDEKRYLVPLSKQILAQENDFVKAGTPLSDGPITPADILAIKGPTAVQEYIVNEVQEVYRMQGVKINDKHFEVIVRQMMRKVTIDDPGDTRFLENEIVNKIEFMEENDNIFGKKVVEDPGDSVMKPGQIITARKLRDENSLLKRKDKAVVVARDARGATARQQLQGITKASLQTKSFISAASFQETTKVLTDAAVNAKIDDLAGLKENVIVGHLIPAGTGLREYENIIVGSMEEYNLLMASKRKVEEVE, encoded by the coding sequence ATGGCTTTCAGAAAAGAAACCAACGTAAAAAGCAATTTCTCGAAGATCACCATTAGCCTGGCTTCACCTGAGTCGGTTTTGGAAAGGTCTCACGGGGAAGTGCTGAAGCCGGAAACCATTAACTACCGAACATATAAGCCTGAACGTGACGGGTTATTCTGTGAGAGAATCTTTGGTCCGGTTAAAGACTGGGAATGTCATTGCGGAAAATACAAACGCATTCGTTATAAGGGAATCGTTTGTGACCGATGCGGTGTTGAAGTTACTGAGAAAAAAGTGCGCCGTGAAAGAATGGGACACATTAAACTGGTTGTTCCCGTGGCACACATTTGGTTCTTCCGCTCACTTCCCAATAAGATCGGCTACCTGCTTGGATTACCTTCTAAAAAACTCGACCAGATTATTTATTACGAAAGGTATGTGGTCGTTAATCCCGGTATTAAGGCTGATGAGCTTAGTTTCCTTGATTTTCTTACCGAAGAGGAATATTTTAATATCCTCGAATCACTTCCGCGTGAGAACCAAATGCTTGAAGACGATGACCCAAACAAGTTTGTTGCCAAGATGGGTGCAGAAGCCCTCAAGGACATCCTTACCCGTCTGGATTTGGATCAGCTTTCTTACGATCTTCGTCACAAGGCAAACACGGAAACCTCACAGCAGCGTAAGGCTGATGCCCTGAAGCGACTTCAGGTGGTTGAAGCTTTCCGCGAAGCCCAAAAAACCATTGAAAACAAACCGGAATGGATGATTGTGGACGTTGTTCCCGTTATCCCTCCGGAACTTCGACCCCTGGTTCCTCTGGATGGCGGTCGTTTTGCCACCAGCGACCTTAACGACCTGTATCGTAGGGTGATCATCCGTAATAATCGTCTTAAACGCCTGATCGAGATCAAGGCTCCCGACGTGATCCTGCGCAACGAGAAACGTATGCTTCAGGAAGCTGTCGACTCATTGTTTGACAACTCAAGGAAAACCAATGCTGTCAAGACGGAGTCAAATCGTCCGCTTAAGTCGCTCAGCGATAGCCTTAAAGGCAAGCAGGGGCGATTCCGCCAAAACCTTTTGGGTAAGCGTGTTGACTATTCTGCACGTTCCGTTATCGTGGTTGGCCCTGAACTGAAACTGCACGAATGCGGCCTTCCCAAAGAAATGGCATCTGAACTCTTTAAGCCTTTCATCATCCGTAAGATGCTGGAAAGGGGCATTGTAAAGACCGTAAAATCTGCCAAGAAAATTGTTGACCGCAAGGATCCGGTTGTATGGGATATCCTGGAAAATGTCTTAAAAGGACACCCGGTATTACTTAACCGTGCACCCACCCTCCACCGCTTGGGGATTCAGGCTTTCCAGCCCAAATTGATTGAAGGTAAGGCTATTCAGCTGCATCCCCTGGTTTGTACCGCTTTCAACGCTGACTTCGACGGTGACCAGATGGCTGTTCATGTGCCGTTAGGCAACGCGGCCATCCTCGAAGCCCAAATGCTGATGCTTGCTTCTCACAACATTTTGAATCCGGCTAATGGTGCCCCCATTGCGGTGCCTTCACAGGATATGGTACTTGGTCTTTATTACATGACCAAGGCGCGCAAGAGCATTGCTGAGCATCCTGTTAAAGGGGAAGGCCTTGTTTTCTATGGACCCGAAGAGGTGATTATCGCCTACAATGAAGGCGCTGCTGATTTGCACGCCATTATTAAGGTTCGTGTTCCCGTCCTTGAAGAAGGTCAACTGGTTGAGCGCCTGGTGGAAACCACCGTGGGCCGTGTTCTCTTCAACCAAGTGATCCCTGAGGAATATGGTTTTATTAACCAACTGCTTACCAAAAAAGCACTCCGTGATATCATCGGGTCAATTATGAAGGTTACAGGAATTTCGCGTACTTCTCAATTCCTTGATGATATTAAGGACCTCGGCTTCAATATGGCCTTCAGGGGTGGTCTTTCATTTAACCTTGGGGATATTCTTGTTCCTGGAGAAAAACAGATCCTTATCGATCAGGCCAATGAGCAGGTAGAAGAGGTTCGTGCTAATTACAGCATGGGCTTTATTACCAACAACGAACGATACAACCAGATCATCGACATCTGGACTCATACAAATGCCAAGCTTACCAAGGTTTTGATCGAGAAGACCACTGCCGATAACCAGGGTTTTAATCCTGTTTATATGATGCTTGACTCCGGTGCAAGGGGTTCCAAGGAACAGATTCGTCAGCTTTCAGGGATGAGGGGTCTTATGGCCAAACCTCAGAAATCAGGTGCAAAGGGCGGAGAGATCATTGAAAACCCCATTCTTTCCAACTTTAAGGAAGGGCTGTCCGTTCTTGAGTACTTTATCTCGACCCACGGTGCCCGTAAAGGTCTTGCTGATACTGCTCTTAAAACTGCTGATGCTGGTTACCTAACCCGTAGGCTTGTGGATGTTTCCCAGGACGTTATTGTGACCGAACCTGACTGTGGAACCCTCCGTGGGTTAACGGCTACCGCCCTGAAAAACAATGAAGAAACCGTTGAGCCTCTTTACGACCGTATTCTTGGACGTACAACCCTGCACGATATCTATCATCCCACAACGGGTGAATTAATCGTAAATGCAGGTGAAGAACTCACCGAAGAAATTGCCCAGGTTATTGAAGACTCACCAATTGAAGCCGTCGAAATCCGTTCCGTGCTCACTTGTGAGTCAAAACTCGGTGTTTGCGCTAAATGTTATGGCCGTAACCTGGCAACAGGACGTATGGTACAAAAAGGCGAAGCTATCGGTGTAATTGCTGCACAATCCATTGGTGAACCCGGTACACAGCTAACCCTGCGTACCTTCCACGTGGGTGGTGTTGCAGGTGGCCTGGCCACCGCCTCCAAGATCAATGCCAAATATGGCGGGTTATTGGAGATCGATGAACTTCGCAGCGTACCCTTTACCAATATCGAAGGCAAATCCTATCATGTGGTCATTGGACGTTCAGCTGAAATGCGGATTGTTGACAAGAATACCCGTATGGTGTTGACCAGTCAAAACATTCCTTATGGCGCCAACCTGTACTTCCAGGCCGGACAAGAAGTGGAAAGCGGTGACCTGATTTGCGAATGGGATCCTTACAACGCTGTGATTATCTCCGATATGGCAGGGAAGGTGGTCTTCAATCAGATGCAGGAAGGGGTTACTTATCGTACCGATTCTGATGAACAGACCGGGTATTACGAAAAGGTGATCGTTGAAAGCAAAGACCGGACCAAAAACCCCTCCATCAGCATCGTTGACAAGGATGGCGAAATCCTTCGCAACTATGATATGCCGGTGGGAGCGCACATTGTAATTTCCGAAGATCAGGAGATCGTGTCTGGTAAGATCATTGCCAAGATCCCGAGGGCCGTGGGTAAATCAGGTGACATCACCGGTGGTTTGCCCAGAATCACCGAATTGTTCGAAGCCCGTAACCCCAGCGATCCTGCTGTGGTGGCTGAGATCGATGGCGTTGTTTCCTTTGGAAAGAAAATTAAGCGTGGTAACCGCGAGGTGATCATTACCTCAAAGACTGGTGACGAGAAACGTTATCTTGTTCCGCTCTCCAAGCAGATTCTTGCCCAGGAGAATGACTTTGTCAAGGCAGGGACCCCCTTATCTGATGGACCGATAACCCCGGCCGACATCCTCGCCATCAAAGGCCCCACCGCAGTTCAGGAATATATCGTGAACGAGGTGCAGGAAGTTTACCGAATGCAGGGTGTGAAAATCAACGACAAGCACTTTGAAGTGATTGTTCGCCAGATGATGCGTAAGGTAACCATTGATGATCCGGGCGATACCCGTTTCCTCGAAAATGAAATCGTGAACAAGATTGAGTTCATGGAAGAAAATGACAATATCTTCGGTAAGAAGGTTGTCGAAGATCCGGGTGACTCTGTGATGAAGCCCGGCCAGATCATTACTGCCAGGAAGTTACGTGATGAAAATTCATTGCTCAAGCGGAAAGACAAAGCTGTTGTGGTTGCCCGTGATGCAAGGGGGGCCACTGCCCGCCAGCAGTTGCAGGGTATCACCAAGGCTTCACTGCAGACCAAGAGCTTTATCTCTGCCGCTTCATTCCAGGAAACCACCAAAGTCCTTACAGATGCCGCTGTCAACGCTAAAATAGACGATCTTGCAGGCCTGAAGGAGAATGTGATCGTTGGTCATCTTATCCCTGCCGGCACTGGCCTCAGGGAGTATGAGAACATCATTGTTGGTTCAATGGAAGAATACAATTTGTTAATGGCCTCCAAGCGAAAAGTTGAAGAGGTCGAGTAA